Genomic DNA from Candidatus Kryptobacter tengchongensis:
CCGATAGCGAACATCCACCCGTGACACGCTCAAATGGTATAACAACTGTCCTCGTTGTCCCAACTGGCGAACTTATCGCTGGTCAATCCGCGCTGATGATGCTTGATGGATGGACTTGGGAAGAGATGACTTTAAAAGCTCCCGTTGGGCTACATATTTATTGGCCAAGAATGGTGCAACCCTCTGGACCCGGGTTTGCACTCGCAAGACGAAGCCCTGAGGAAATAAGAAAAGAAGTAGAAAAAAGACTTCAATTAATTCGTGAAACATTTCAAAAGGCGAGGGCATATAAAAAAGCAAAAGAATCAGAAACACAAAAAGGCATTCCCTATCATGATACTGATTTAAAATATGAAGCTATGATCCCGGTGCTTGAGGGTAAAGTGCCCGTTTTCATTCACGCAAACTCATCAAAAGAAATTTTATCTGCGGTTGAATGGGCAGAAAGCGAAGGGCTTAAAATTGTCATTGTTGGTGGAAATGATGCCTGGAAAATCGCGGATGTTTTGAAAGCAAAAAATATACCTATCATACTCACAAACATTCACAGATTACCCTCAAAAACAGATTCCGAATATGATGAACCATTTACCGTTGCTTATAAACTTTACAAAGCTGGTGTCAAGTTCTGCATTGCTGGTGAAGGTGGTTATTACAACGAGAGAAATCTCCCATATCAAGCTGCAACATGTGTGGCGTTTGGTCTCCCAAAAGAAGAAGCTTTAAAAGCTATAACAATATATCCAGCTGAAATCCTTGGTGTTGCCGATAAAGTTGGCTCAATTGAGCCTGGAAAAGATGCAACACTTATCGTCACAACTGGAGATCCGCTTGAAATTCCAACACAGGTAATTTATGAATTTATTCAAGGGAGAAAGGTTGACCTTTCAAACCGACAAGTTAAACTTTATGAAAAATATGTTGAAAAATACCGCCGTCTTGAATTGCTAAAGTAAATCTAAACTGAAACTTTATAAGCCCCTGAACATTTTAAGTTCAGGGGCTTTTTTGTTTTCACCTGAAGTTTTAAACCTCAAAGTTTCAATGCGCTCTTGATTAATGGGAAAATAATCCGTAAAATTTATTCAAAATCTAAAAACAAAACCACTTATGAAAATGAAAAAAATTGTCCTCGTTTTCATAATCTTATCTCTTTTCATGCAAATCTTTACACAGGTTGAATCTGCTTCAAAAAAACCAGTCAAGGCGTTCAATGGGATGGTCGTCTCATCAGACTCACTTGCAACAAAGGTCGGGGTTGAAATTTTAAAAAGAGGTGGAAATGCTGTTGATGCAGCAGTAGCAGTCGGATTCGCTCTTGCGGTAACTTACCCACAGGCTGGAAACATCGGTGGCGGTGGATTTATGGTTATAAAGATGGCAAATGGCGAAACCGTTACAATTGACTATAGGGAAAAAGCCCCTATAAAAGCGCATGAAGATATGTTTCTTGACGAAAGTGGGAATTTTGTTCCAGAAAAGAGCCAAATTGGGCATCTATCTGTAGGTGTTCCAGGTTCAGTTGCTGGATTATTACTCGCTCTTGAAAAATACGGGACAATGTCAAGAAAAGAAGTTCTAAAACCAGCAATTGAACTTGCTGAAAAAGGATTTATTGTAAATGAAGGTCTTGCAAGAGCATTTAAAAACGCATTTGAACATTTTAAAAAATTTCCAAGCACGATGAAATACTTCTCAAAAAATGGGGAACCATATAAAGAAGGTGATTTGCTTATTCAAAAAGATCTCGCTAAAGTTTTAAAATTAATCAGGGATAGGGGACGGGACGGATTTTACAAAGGCAAAGTTGCAGATTTAATAGTTGCAGAAATGAAACGAGGCGGTGGAATAATAACCCATGAAGATCTTGAAAAATATCAACCTGTGATAAGGAAACCCGTTATCGGAAACTATCGTGGATATGAGATAATTTCAATGGGACCACCAAGCTCGGGAGGTGTTTGTTTAATTGAACTACTTAACATCCTTGAAAATTTTGACCTGAAAAAATACGGACATAATTCATCTTATACAATTCATTATCTTGTTGAAGCAATGAAGAGAGTTTACGCAGATAGAGCAGAATATCTCGGGGATCCAGACTTCGTTGAAATACCACTTGATAAACTTCTATCAAAAGAATATGCGAAGGAAATTGCAAGTCAAATAGATACATTTTTTGCAACCCCAAGTTCTAAAATTGTTCGTTCGGTATCTCCACCGCAAGATGGAATTCATACAACGCATTATTCTGTAGTTGATAAATGGGGAAATGTTGTAAGCGTGACGACGACGATCAATAGTTATTTTGGATCAATGGTTGTAGTTGATGGTGCTGGCTTTTTCCTTAATAATGAAATGGACGATTTCAGCGCAAAGCCAGGGGTACCTAATCAATTTGGTCTTTTAGGTAATAAGGCAAATTCAATTCAGCCAGGTAAAAGAATGTTAAGTTCAATGACTCCAACAATAGTTCTGAAAAATGGGAAACCGTTTCTCGTCCTGGGTTCCCCAGGTGGCTCAACAATTATAACATCTGTTTTACAAGTGATTTTAAATGTGATTGATTTTGGGATGAACATTCAAGAAGCGGTGGACGCACCGAGGGTTCACCATCAATGGTATCCTGACGAAGTTTATTACGAAAAAAGAGGATTACCTCTTGATGTAATTGAAAACTTAAAAAAACGAGGACATAAACTTGTGGAAAGACATGGATTTCAGGGTGAGGTTCAGGCAATTTTAATTGATGAAAACGGAATTAAATATGGAGCTGCTGACCCAAGAGGTTACGGATTTGCAATGGGATATTGAATGATTATTTCAATTTGAGTAAATTTTTGAAAAATACCACCGACTTTGTTAATTCGTTGGAAAATATAATTTAATTTGTCGTGATACGAAACTTTTTGAATATTGCTCGCTTTACTTTTATTGCGATTTTGCCACCGTTAGTTTTTCTTATTTTGTTTTTTGCGATTTCAATGATTATTTATAAACATCTTGAAAAAGATATTTCTTGGGTTGATGCGTTCTTCTGGATTACCCACCCGCATGCTATCTCAGAGCACAGGCGAGACATAACGAAATTGTTCGCTTTTGTAGTTTATGTTGGGATTTTCTTTTTTCAAGTTTGGTTTATTGAAAGAATCCTCGTAAATATATTTAGCGGAGAATTAAAAATACTTTGGAGAAAACGCATGAGCGAAGTTGTGATCTCAAAACTTAAGAATCACTATATAATTTGTGGGTATGGGCAAGTTGGGAGAACTGTTGTTGATGAACTTATTAAATTAAATTTGCCCTTTGTTTTAATAGAATTGAACGAGAGCATAGCGAAAGAACTGATAAAAGAGGGGTTAAATGTAATCCATGGCGATGCAAGAAGAAGAAGTGTTTTAATTAGTGCCGGAATTAAAAGGGCTAAATTTATTTGCACATTGATTGATAATGATGCGGATAACCTTTACATAACTATAACTGCAAAAATGCTCAATCCAAATATAAAAGTTATTTCAAGGGCTGGGAATTTAAGATACGCCGAAGCTATGAAAGGCGCAGGAGCAAACGAGGTCATAGTTCCCGAATATGAGGGTGGCTTGGTTGTTGGCAGGATGATAGCAAGATATGAAAAAGTAGGAAGAGATTAAAGTAAAGAAGCAATTTCAAAAATCTTTTTTACTCCTTCTCTAAGTTTTTAGAGATTTTTTACTCACCCCTTTCAATTCCCCCTCTCTATTTTATAGAGAGGGGGTTAGGGGGTGAGTCAATTTTTACCCCTCTACAATTTTAGAAAGAAGCAAGGTTGAGAAGCAATTTCAAAAATCTTTTTAACTCACCCCCTTTAAGTTCCCCCTCTCTAAGTTTTTAGAGAGGGGGCAGGGGGTGAGTCAATCTCTTAAGCAGGCTTTTGTTCTTCAGATAATGACAGATTGTTCTTATCGTTGTGAGGGAAAACAGTTCTTGAAGCAATTTCAAAAATCTTTTTAACTCACCCCCTTTAGTTCCCCCTCTCTAAGTTTTTAGAGAGGGGGTCAGGGGGTGAATTAACTTCTTTACTCCCCTCTCTATTTTTATAGAGAGGGGGCAGGGGTGAGTCAATCCTTTCCCCTCTATCTATATAGGGGTACGGAGTTAGTCAATTCCTTTATTTCACCAAGGTTTTAGGAAGGGGATTATACCTAACCTGCGAAATCTAAAAATTCATACCCTCAAAGTCCCTCTCAAGATTTTTGTCCTTATAACCTCTTTTAACTTTTTCTATTTATAATCCAAAAACCCACCAATCCCATTTAGTTCAAGCTGATATAAGATAGAAGATTTAGCAAAAAACAAAAAGGCGAAAAAGGTAAAGAAAGAACCCAAGAAGTTTTAAGATTAAACTGACCGATAGGCAAGCACAAATGCCTTTTTAGATTAAAATTTTTATTTTTTTGAATTTTTTTTAAATTATTTTCAAAAAATCGGGCGAATTTCTCACCACGTTGAGAATAGCAATTATATCTGACATACATTCAAATCTTGAGGCATTAACAAAAGCTTTTGAAATAATTGATACTAAAAATGTTGATGAAATTGTCTGCCTCGGCGATATAGTCGGATATGGTGCAAATCCAAATGAATGCGTTGAATTTATAAGAAAGAGAGTCAAATATGTCGTAATGGGAAATCACGATTATGCAGTCGCTGTTGATCCGGCTGAGCTTTTTTATTTTAGTTCCTATGCTCGTGAATCTGACCTTTGGACAAGAGAGGTTCTAACTAAGGAAAACCTTGATTTTTTAAAATCACTTCCATTTACCATTTCCCTTAAAAATTTGCTTTTCGTTCATTCAGCTCCAGCCCAACCAAGAGAATGGGAATATATCTTTACAGAAGCACAGGCAAAGGTTCAATTCCAATACTTCAAAGAAAAAATCTGCTTTATAGGACATTCCCACTTTCCTGGGATCTTCCCCGAAAATGGCTTTTACAATGGAAAACTTGATAGAAACACAAGATATATAATTAATGTTGGAAGCATAGGTCAACCAAGGGACGGAGATTGGCGATTGTGCTTTGGGATATTTGATATGGGGACCTGGACTTACGAGGAGATTCGTTCTGAGTATGATGTTGAAAAAGCATCAGTTAAAATTATTCAAAACGGCTTGCCTGAATTCTTAGCAAGAAGAATTCTAATTGGAAGATAAACTCACAGATTATACTTTATTCTCTTCCTTCTATTTCTGATGTAATCAACGAATATAAACTCCCCAAGCTTATCAAGGGAAGAATAGTAAGCTCTTCCACGATTTGCTTTTGTTAATTCCTCCACGAAATTTATTAGATACGGATCCTTTGCAACCATAAATGTGCAAATTGTTATTTTCTCCCTTCTGCATGCAACCGCCTCATCAAGGGTTTTATTGACAATTTTCGGATCAAGCCCGAATGAGTTTTTATATAATCTTCCATCTGACTCAAAAATTGCGGATGGTTTCCCATCTGTTACAAGAAAAATTTGCTTGTTGACATTTCCCTCTTTTCTTAAGATATGTCTGGCAAGCCGAAGAGCCGCTTTCGTATTGGTATGATATGGCCCAACGCTCACAAAGGGAAGCTCAGACAAAGTTATAAGCTTTGCATCATCTCCAAAAACAACGATGTAAAGCTTATCCTTTGGAAATCTCGTTTTTATAAGCTCAGCAAGAGCAAGCGAGACTTGCTTGGCCGGGGTTATTCTATCTTCACCGTACAAGATCATGCTATGGCTTATATCAAGTAGAATGACAGTTGAGCAAGATGTCATAAATTCAGTTTCATAAACTTGCAAATCTTCTTCTCTTATTGTGAACTCATCAATCCCATCCCTTATTAAAGCATTCGTAACTGTTGATACAAGGTCTATATTTGTGGGTTGATCCCCAAACTGATAAGGTCTCGTCTCACTTAATCTATCAATACCCTCACCCGAATGTGGTGTTTCATGAAACCCAGATAAAGGTCCCCTTTTCAAATTGTTAAAAATCTCATTTAAAGCATCTTGTCTTATTCTCTGGACCCCCTTTGTTGTTAAAATTAACATATCTTTCGCCTCCTCAATATAACCCATTTCCTTTAACTTCTGAACAAAATCATCAAATGTAAACTTTTCATCAAATAACTCATTTTCCTCCCCTATCATTCTCATCCATTCAAGTGCCTCCTTTACATCACCACTCGTTTTCAACAAGAGATAACTGAAAATTGAGATCAATTCCTGCAACCTTTGCTCATCTGTCATTGATCGTTCGGTCCATTTTGAATAACGAATAAACATCTTTGTTAACCCTTTATCTTAATTTTTTAATCGCTGAGTCCATAAATTTTTTTGTATTCATCATAACTTAATCTTTTCATTTCAAAGACATTATCAACAAACGTATAAAAATTCCCCCCAAGCCGTCCAACGACTTTTAACTTCTTTGGATTCACAGCTTCATCCTCAAAAATTTCATCCTTGACATGAAACATCACGATTTCACCAAATACAACAGAGTTCGGCGAATCACCAATTTCAATAATTTTAACAACTTTACATTCAAGGTTTATAGGTGATTCAAGTATCCTTGGTGATTTCACAATCTCACTTTTTACAGGGGTAAGTCCAGCAATTTCCGCTTCACTTATCCCATAAGGAAAATCAACAGCACATATGTTCATTTTCTCAGCTATTTCTTCTGTAACTATATTAACAACAAAATCCCCATTCAATTCAATGTTTTTTAAAGTGTCTTTTTTATCTCCATCCCTTTTTCTATCTATTGAGATATAAATCACCGGTGGTTTAGAACTTACACCACCGAAAAAGCTAAATGGGGCAACATTTACAACTCCAAATTCGTTTATCGTTGAAACAAGAGCAATTGGTCTTGGTATAAGTGCACTTATCAAAAGTTTATATGCCTGATATTTTGAAAGTTCCTTGGGATCAACCCTCATTTTTGACGAGTTAACATTATTTTACATTGATTGTGTTAGAAAAGGATTAAACTGTTTCTCTTTACCGATTGTCGTTGAGGGACCATGCCCCGGATAAACTGTGACATCATCATCAAGTACGAAAAGTTTCTCTTGGATTGATTTTATTATTTCATCATAAGAACCACCTGGAAGATCGGTCCTACCAATTGTTCCAGAAAATAAAGTATCCCCACTGAATAAGATCTTTTCATTTTCTTCATAAAGACAAATGCTACCAAGCGTATGTCCTGGGGTGTGGATCACTCTTAGTCTCATTTCACCAACCTCAATTATATCACCATCGTTCAAAATTATATCCGGCTTAACCCCCTCAATTCTGAAAGGAAGTTCATATAGAACAGATTTTGGATCCTCAAGCAGATGTGCATCTTTTTGATGGATAGCAACTTTTGCAGCCGTCAGCCGAATAATTTCAGCATCATCTGCGATGTGATCCCAGTGTCCATGTGTATTAATTAAGCAAAGAATTTCACAATCTCTTTTTTTTGCCTCATTTACAATTTCTTCTGCTGAATCTTTCGGTGCATCAATTACAACCGCATAGTTACTTTTTTCATCAATTACAAGGTAACCAATTGTCAAAAGCGGACCGGATTCAAAAGCTTTAACTATCATCGGAAACCATATTTTATTTTTAAAATTCTTCCCTCGTCTTACTTGAAAAAATACTCACAACCATATCTTTATACGAACTGACATTGTCAATTTCATCCTTTGCTATCCTTGAAAATTGATGCAATCCATCAAGGACAAATTCCATCGCAGTTGCCATGGCATATTTATCGTTTTCATCAATTTTAAGATACTTTTTCACAATTTCTTTTAATCCTTTCACCTTGCAAAGCTCAGCGTAAAACTCATTGATTGGCATCTCATCTGAGATCTCTATCTTATTCCCATTTTCAAACCATGCAATTATTTGAGCATATTCTTGATGCCCAGATTGTTGCTGTGCTTGTCCTCTTCCCCTCTCCTCATAAGAGTGATATCTCGTTTTTGGCAATGGATCTGGAAAGTATTTTTTAAATACCTCTCTTATCGCTTTTCCAATTAACGCTTTGCTCACCTTAACACTTCCCTCCTGCTCACCCTCAAAAACAAGCTCAACTTTCCCTGTTATCCCAGGCAAAATAAAATTTAAATCACAAATTCTGGGATAAATGATATCCTCGTTAAATTTTATAGCCCTTCTCTCAGCGTTGCTTACGAGATTTTCCATACAAGAAATGGTTAATCTTGCGCTCACACCAGATTTTTGATCCACAAACTCGCTCGTTCTCGCTTGAAAAGCTATCTGCTCAATTATTTCTTTGAAATAATGCGGAATTATAACTTTTTTACCAGAATCTCTATTTATCCAAGCCTCTTGTTCAGTAATTTTAATTCCATCTTCAATTGTCCTTGGATAATGAGTCAATATCTGCGAGCCAATTCTATCTTTTAAAGGTGTGATTATATTTCCACGGTTTGTGTAATCCTCCGGATTCGCTGTGAAAATTATCATTATGTCAAGCGGAATTCTTATATTAAATCCTCTAATTTGAATATCTCGCTCTTGCATGATGTTGAATAATCCGACCTGGATTCTCGGTTGAAGATCCGGAAGCTCGTTTATAACAAATATACCACGGTTCGTTCTTGGAATTATCCCCCAGTGGATAACCCCTTCGTGTGAATAATAGAGCTTTTGTGTTGCTGCCTTTATTGGGTCAATATCCCCAATTAAATCTGCAATTGTCACATCTGGAGTTGCAAGTTTTTCACCATACCTTCTTTCCCTTGGGAGCCATTCAACTTCAACATCATCTCCATACTCTTTTACAAGATCAACGCATCTTTTACAAAGCGGTTTATATGGGTTGTCGTTTATCTCACACCCTTTAATTATTGGGATATATTCATCAAGAAGGTTCACAAACAATCTTGCAATTTTTGTCTTTGCTTGTCCCCTTAAACCAAGTAGGATAATATCGTGTTTTGAAAGTATTGCATTTACTATTGCCGGAATCACAGTTTTATCATACCCAATTATTCCGGGGAAAAGTGTTTCGTTATTTTTTAATTTTTGAATTACATTCCTCCGTAATTCCTCCTTAACAGAAACAACTTTATATCCCGAACGCTTTAATTCTCCTATTGTTTTAGCAAATTTCATTTTTAAAATTTAAATTTTGTTGTTGTATTTTTACCTAAAAACAAGATAATAAATCAAATGAAACATCAAAAAATTTTGATAATCAGGTTAAGTTCTATTGGGGACATCGTGCTTTCAACTCCGCTTATAAGAGTGTTAAGAAATAAATTCCCAAACTCACAAATTGATTTTATCATAAAGAAAGAATTTTCAGAACTTTTAAAATATAATCCAAACCTCACGAATTTGATTGAATTTAACACTGAAAATGGTTTCAAAGAACTGTTAAGATTAAAAAGGCAAATTTTAAAGGAAAATTACGATTTAATTATTGACATCCACAATAATTTAAGGAGCATATTTTTAAGAATGTTCACAGGTGCGCATGTGGTCAGAATAAATAAGCGAGTTTTCAAAAGATTCCTTTTGGTAAAATTTAAAATCAATTTATACAAAAATGCAATTCATGTAGTTGACCGCTATATTGAAACTTTATCTAATTTTTCTATCAAAAATGATAACCAGGGTCTTGAGATATTTGTTCCTGAAGATACGATTGAAATAGCGAAAAACAAAATAAATTTTTCCGATAAAAATCTCTACATAGCAATTGCCCCATCCGCAAAGCACGAAACGAAAAGATGGTTACCCGAAAGATTTGCTCAGCTTGGGGATAAACTTGCTGAAAAATTTAAAGCCAAGATCATCTTACTTGGTGGGAAAGAAGATGAAGATAGGTGTAGATTCGTTGAAGAAATGATGGTGAGCAAACCGATAAATCTATGCGGTAAAACAACACTTCTTGAATCAGCTGCTGTGTTATCTATGTGTAAATTGCTTGTCACAAATGATTCAGGATTAATGCATATTGGATCTGCGATGAAGACAAAAATTGTGGCAATTTTTGGGTCAACAGTAAAAGAATTCGGCTTTTCCCCATATGGTGTTGAAAATATCGTGATTGAAAAAAATATACCTTGCCGACCCTGCTCCCACATAGGAAGGAATAAATGCCCCAAAGGACATTTTAAATGCATGAGGGATATTCAAGTTGAGGATGTTTTCAATGCATGCGCCATTTTACTGAGATAATTTTTGCCAATATATAAAAATTTTATAAAAACCTTGATTTTAAAAACTTTTAGCTTGACATACACCAATTCATTTCCTAAATTACTATTGGTTTAAGCCTTTAGTTGAAATTTTGAAGTTATAACTTTTGAGAACGAATGTAAAGAAGCTAAGAGGGTATGCAAAACGAGGGAATAAACAAATAATTAAAATAACAAATAAAGGAGGAGATTATGAGAACTCATTTACTTTTTGCGGTTTTACTTTTAATATTAATAACAGCTATGCTTGAAGCACAGCCA
This window encodes:
- a CDS encoding Imidazolonepropionase; translated protein: MKAKFIYTWILILVLVLSLKASDIIPGKPQNKPIALIGGTIHTITNGTIEGGIVLFDKGKIVAVGKNVNIPKDAEIIDISGKHVYPGLINAFTTIGLVEIGAVRATRDVTEVGLINPNVRAEIAFNPDSEHPPVTRSNGITTVLVVPTGELIAGQSALMMLDGWTWEEMTLKAPVGLHIYWPRMVQPSGPGFALARRSPEEIRKEVEKRLQLIRETFQKARAYKKAKESETQKGIPYHDTDLKYEAMIPVLEGKVPVFIHANSSKEILSAVEWAESEGLKIVIVGGNDAWKIADVLKAKNIPIILTNIHRLPSKTDSEYDEPFTVAYKLYKAGVKFCIAGEGGYYNERNLPYQAATCVAFGLPKEEALKAITIYPAEILGVADKVGSIEPGKDATLIVTTGDPLEIPTQVIYEFIQGRKVDLSNRQVKLYEKYVEKYRRLELLK
- a CDS encoding gamma-glutamyltransferase 1 . Threonine peptidase. MEROPS family T03; amino-acid sequence: MKKIVLVFIILSLFMQIFTQVESASKKPVKAFNGMVVSSDSLATKVGVEILKRGGNAVDAAVAVGFALAVTYPQAGNIGGGGFMVIKMANGETVTIDYREKAPIKAHEDMFLDESGNFVPEKSQIGHLSVGVPGSVAGLLLALEKYGTMSRKEVLKPAIELAEKGFIVNEGLARAFKNAFEHFKKFPSTMKYFSKNGEPYKEGDLLIQKDLAKVLKLIRDRGRDGFYKGKVADLIVAEMKRGGGIITHEDLEKYQPVIRKPVIGNYRGYEIISMGPPSSGGVCLIELLNILENFDLKKYGHNSSYTIHYLVEAMKRVYADRAEYLGDPDFVEIPLDKLLSKEYAKEIASQIDTFFATPSSKIVRSVSPPQDGIHTTHYSVVDKWGNVVSVTTTINSYFGSMVVVDGAGFFLNNEMDDFSAKPGVPNQFGLLGNKANSIQPGKRMLSSMTPTIVLKNGKPFLVLGSPGGSTIITSVLQVILNVIDFGMNIQEAVDAPRVHHQWYPDEVYYEKRGLPLDVIENLKKRGHKLVERHGFQGEVQAILIDENGIKYGAADPRGYGFAMGY
- a CDS encoding TrkA-N domain-containing protein, whose product is MIRNFLNIARFTFIAILPPLVFLILFFAISMIIYKHLEKDISWVDAFFWITHPHAISEHRRDITKLFAFVVYVGIFFFQVWFIERILVNIFSGELKILWRKRMSEVVISKLKNHYIICGYGQVGRTVVDELIKLNLPFVLIELNESIAKELIKEGLNVIHGDARRRSVLISAGIKRAKFICTLIDNDADNLYITITAKMLNPNIKVISRAGNLRYAEAMKGAGANEVIVPEYEGGLVVGRMIARYEKVGRD
- a CDS encoding Predicted phosphodiesterase, translated to MRIAIISDIHSNLEALTKAFEIIDTKNVDEIVCLGDIVGYGANPNECVEFIRKRVKYVVMGNHDYAVAVDPAELFYFSSYARESDLWTREVLTKENLDFLKSLPFTISLKNLLFVHSAPAQPREWEYIFTEAQAKVQFQYFKEKICFIGHSHFPGIFPENGFYNGKLDRNTRYIINVGSIGQPRDGDWRLCFGIFDMGTWTYEEIRSEYDVEKASVKIIQNGLPEFLARRILIGR
- a CDS encoding von Willebrand factor type A domain-containing protein, which encodes MFIRYSKWTERSMTDEQRLQELISIFSYLLLKTSGDVKEALEWMRMIGEENELFDEKFTFDDFVQKLKEMGYIEEAKDMLILTTKGVQRIRQDALNEIFNNLKRGPLSGFHETPHSGEGIDRLSETRPYQFGDQPTNIDLVSTVTNALIRDGIDEFTIREEDLQVYETEFMTSCSTVILLDISHSMILYGEDRITPAKQVSLALAELIKTRFPKDKLYIVVFGDDAKLITLSELPFVSVGPYHTNTKAALRLARHILRKEGNVNKQIFLVTDGKPSAIFESDGRLYKNSFGLDPKIVNKTLDEAVACRREKITICTFMVAKDPYLINFVEELTKANRGRAYYSSLDKLGEFIFVDYIRNRRKRIKYNL
- a CDS encoding NADH-FMN oxidoreductase RutF, flavin reductase (DIM6/NTAB) family, coding for MRVDPKELSKYQAYKLLISALIPRPIALVSTINEFGVVNVAPFSFFGGVSSKPPVIYISIDRKRDGDKKDTLKNIELNGDFVVNIVTEEIAEKMNICAVDFPYGISEAEIAGLTPVKSEIVKSPRILESPINLECKVVKIIEIGDSPNSVVFGEIVMFHVKDEIFEDEAVNPKKLKVVGRLGGNFYTFVDNVFEMKRLSYDEYKKIYGLSD
- a CDS encoding Glyoxylase, beta-lactamase superfamily II → MIVKAFESGPLLTIGYLVIDEKSNYAVVIDAPKDSAEEIVNEAKKRDCEILCLINTHGHWDHIADDAEIIRLTAAKVAIHQKDAHLLEDPKSVLYELPFRIEGVKPDIILNDGDIIEVGEMRLRVIHTPGHTLGSICLYEENEKILFSGDTLFSGTIGRTDLPGGSYDEIIKSIQEKLFVLDDDVTVYPGHGPSTTIGKEKQFNPFLTQSM
- a CDS encoding magnesium chelatase subunit I, translated to MKFAKTIGELKRSGYKVVSVKEELRRNVIQKLKNNETLFPGIIGYDKTVIPAIVNAILSKHDIILLGLRGQAKTKIARLFVNLLDEYIPIIKGCEINDNPYKPLCKRCVDLVKEYGDDVEVEWLPRERRYGEKLATPDVTIADLIGDIDPIKAATQKLYYSHEGVIHWGIIPRTNRGIFVINELPDLQPRIQVGLFNIMQERDIQIRGFNIRIPLDIMIIFTANPEDYTNRGNIITPLKDRIGSQILTHYPRTIEDGIKITEQEAWINRDSGKKVIIPHYFKEIIEQIAFQARTSEFVDQKSGVSARLTISCMENLVSNAERRAIKFNEDIIYPRICDLNFILPGITGKVELVFEGEQEGSVKVSKALIGKAIREVFKKYFPDPLPKTRYHSYEERGRGQAQQQSGHQEYAQIIAWFENGNKIEISDEMPINEFYAELCKVKGLKEIVKKYLKIDENDKYAMATAMEFVLDGLHQFSRIAKDEIDNVSSYKDMVVSIFSSKTREEF
- a CDS encoding heptosyltransferase-2, with the translated sequence MKHQKILIIRLSSIGDIVLSTPLIRVLRNKFPNSQIDFIIKKEFSELLKYNPNLTNLIEFNTENGFKELLRLKRQILKENYDLIIDIHNNLRSIFLRMFTGAHVVRINKRVFKRFLLVKFKINLYKNAIHVVDRYIETLSNFSIKNDNQGLEIFVPEDTIEIAKNKINFSDKNLYIAIAPSAKHETKRWLPERFAQLGDKLAEKFKAKIILLGGKEDEDRCRFVEEMMVSKPINLCGKTTLLESAAVLSMCKLLVTNDSGLMHIGSAMKTKIVAIFGSTVKEFGFSPYGVENIVIEKNIPCRPCSHIGRNKCPKGHFKCMRDIQVEDVFNACAILLR